atatatatatatatatattagatacaaatAACTTATAAGATAcatatttacttagttttatttttaaaaaattattaattatttttattaaatttataatattatcatataaatttctaataaataaataatattatatataaaaaaataacataaccatattaaatgaaaaattaaactaaaatattgtttgtgattgttgataatctttttaaacataaatgataaaaaaaattaataaaaatttacatcatgtattatatatattattataatgatattttataatatttaaatttatattaatataagtattaaatatttagtcatattaaatattgttataataataatattttataatatttaaattcatattaatataattagtaaaaaatgagattatatattactatataaatattattgttattcaatataaatatatatttatataaattagataaaataaaaaaataacatgttttctttttaaatataaatgattaaaaaataagATTGTGTATTATAAAATACTCAATACATGCTTTCAAAATGTTTCACTTTTATACCTCATCTTTGTTTTCGGAGGTAAATAAAatcaatgtcttcaaaatattcacttttatacccaaactttATTTTGGGCGGTATATATACTCAATGTGATGCACTTTGAAACTTTAATGTTCTAATAAACAACATTAAATAATTTACTTTGAAATTATAGTGCATCACatttttatatgtaaaaagtGTGTATCTAACGAATTCTTTGTTTAacgattttttaaaataaatttatgatattatttatttcttttaatacTATAAGACAATATTTTGACTTAATTCTTTTTAATAGATTTGtgccattttttttataatatacgatattgtttatttatttaaaatttaaataataattaaaaatatatactaatttttaaataaaattaaacaaatgtgTGCATCGAAGTGCTTTGTATCtagtgtaaatatatatctatatataaataaataaaaagaataacaTCAACATTGTACCAATGATATAAAATGATTGCTTTTTCTCCTATTTATATAAGATTCTAGTAAAGCATAGTAATAAGAATCCGCTAAAAGGAGCTAGCTAGCCAAACAGAGGAGCACAACTTATAGAAAGTGATTTCAATCAAATGGTCCCTGTATGAAGGAGCAAGATTTCGATCGACCACAAATGTATTGAGATTTTTTTCCACCAAatatacacatacacatacacatataattatagagtgagagagagaaactttATATTACCATAAAAGTCACAGATATTGACTTGCACTTTAGTCGTGGCTACTTAAAAAGGCAAAGAACATGAATATATACatggttttggatgaggtttcaccttttttaaataaataaatctagAAAAGAAAAGAGGACgtgtataaattaaaaaaaaataaagatctatttttttttttaaaatccctAAATTTCAGATTTTAttattaaatgaattaaattatgATTTTAGACGCTTactgcaaaaaataaaaatgatataattaaattatttttagtatattttttatttaatttaatttttttttttttttagttttagctAGTTTGGATCTTAAAggagtttttaatttatttgttttgTAAAAAATGATTAATCAAATAGGGACACATGTCTACACACTGTGGCAGACCTAGAAATTTCGTTTACTGTGgcgaaaatttacaaaaatatttaaataaatatcaaaatatacataaaaaaagtAGTGCAATGTACAATTTAGTGGACATAAGTGTCAAAATTTACATAAAATGTACTAAATTGTAAATTTTAGAGGGTATAAATGTCAAATTTTATATAAATAGCACTAAATTGTAAAAATAATAGAGTTAATGGCggctaaaatattaattttttcaaaatgttacacttttacACTCAATTTTTTTAGCATAAATATACTCAATATCTttaaaatgttacacttttatacccaatctgATTTTTAGCGATAAATACTCAATATCTttaaaatgttacacttttataccaaattttttttttgcgataaatatatttaatatttttaaaattttttatttttatacctattttttaaaattattttgaaaaataataagaaaatgtaTGAAAAATATATGACTttagttattttaaattattttcaactGAGTGGGCCTTGACCGAGCAcataaatttttttgtttaaaacaACATGAAGTCTATTAATCAACACCTTTGTAAGTATATACTAATTTTTGCACCATGTATACACACTGGACAAGTATAATTATGAACAGGCCATATACATCTTTGAAATGGAACCTACCATGTATATTATATATGAATCGGTGAGGTGTGGTATGAAATTTCTTTGCTttgtattgaaaaaaaaaaaaaagatcttcTAAATATGTAttgttttttctaaaataaaaatatgactaatttttttttttaatttgtattatCTAGTAAGTGAAAAAATTAGTAAAGTAATTTAGTTAGAGTAGCATAagtataataaaattataatatcatgattaattatgatataataactataataaaattataatataaacATTActtaaaatatgacatttttcatataattaaaaagaaagTACAAAAGAGAATGAAGAATAGAGTTTCTTTAGCACTATAATAATTTAAGTatttttccataaaaaaaaaaattgaagcacTACTTATATAAGTTTTTAGAACAATTTGTCGATTATACATTCATTATCGATTCtaaaatattgtaaaatataCTAAGacaaatttagaattaattagacTATGTATAGATAATTCTAGAAATATTTAGAGAGTAGTAGAAGCTACTTAATTAATGACTTTGATAGTTAGAAAATTCTAGAACTCAAATTCTAGAAAGTTATAGATatgtgttttgtagtcttataAATGGAAAAGTGGTATGTGGTTTAAGGACAAATAGAAAGTAACAAGTATGTAAGTTGTAATAGTGTCTCAAAGAGTTGTTCTTGTGAAGAATGCTCTTACCTAAACATCtagtgtgtgtgtgtttttatttttatttttttggaagTAAAGTTATTTTACTTTGTGTTATTAATATTATGCAACatgaataataaatatatatgtaccaGTATATCAAGCACAAAAAGGCAATTTTACTTCTGCAAATCCAAAACCTTATCCATTGGGAAATTGTCCTTGCACACAAAATCTTCTAACTGAAAGAAAATTAAAAGTAGAACTTAACTCTTGTTACTAATATATAAGGCAAATATGAACAATAATAATGTCTATTAAAATCGGAaaagctcaaaaaaaaaaaaaaaaaaaactaatacaGATCTAAAAAAACGGATTGAAATTGTGTAGTGAGACTGTTTTATATGTATTGAGATTTGAGACCCTTTTTAATGAAATTGGCACAAGTTTCAATCTAATGGTTGGACAGACAGACATTTATAGGAGTATAGAAGTAGATGTATGTTCTTCCCCCAAACCAATCCCTATGAGGTTCATAATCGTCACAAACCAGACCTCATTTAATTTGTCCCcaaattttatataaaaatatatataatggaATTTCATacacttttttttctctcttttaaaCCCACCTGATTTCTTATGAAAGAGTATTGCTAAGGAGCACCTTAAAGTACCAAAATAGCTTAAAtcaatttaattacatataatccTTCAAAAATATTGCTATAAAACACCTTAAGGCCACAAGTCTCAAAATTTCATCTTTTTgctaaatttaattattttaatattttagtttATAGCAAATTACAGGTTTATCTTAAATTTAACTACATATCGGCGGAATACTTGTTTAGAGCATTGTTATAATGCATGTAACATTCTTGAATATGATATATCATAATTGGTCCAAATTAATAGCGAGTTCTGATTAATGATATGGACACCTAAATACGCACATAAATATTACATATAGTGATATgatactgtttttttttttaaataatgaatctcaattttaataaatatatgagTGGCTAGACTAAACTGTCACGTCAATGTGTAATGTTTATATACATATTTTGGTTGCATATATTATTAATAGcgagttttatatattttaatttaaattagaaTATGTAAGACTTGATATCAAATTGCATCAATAATAATATGACTTATTATATAGAGTGTCATTTAGCAATTCTTGCTATTTTAATACTTTAAGACCATTTTCAATTGGAGATGTAAAAATGGTGCTATATTTGGCACAAAaagttaatatattatatatttagcaCAATTTTTAGCATTATTCTCCAATGCAcgatagtaaaaaaaaatattgtaaaatttaatattttattaatgttaatttaatatttattgaaaatatacaaaaagtaatattttttatttatattttattgttgatagaataaaataataatgtaaaaagtataacatttaatacaaattgataaaaataatattaaaataatataaatgatataaaagtaaaaaataaaagtaaCATTTACGGTGGTGTAAAATATTTATCATGCTATAGTGTGTGCTAAATTTGGTCTAACTTTTAGCATGTACCAAATTTAGCATAATTTTTGGCACTGGAGCAATAGTATAACTTTTGGCACACAttggaataatttttttttaaaatggagTTATATTTTAGCTTAAAGATGATATAAGTTGTACAATCCTTGTTCACGTAACATTTAGCTATTTGGTGTAAATCAGGGCATCACATGTTTTTAATGGGTATGTCAGCAATAATCTTCAGTTTACGTCTATGCTTAAGTAAAAAAAAAGATGCAAAAATTATAGACTAAATTACATAGTTTATTTGAAcaggaaaaaaagaagaaaaaaaaaaacagcacaCTAAAAGCAACTTCCCCAGCTCAGCTCAGCTGGAATATATAAACTGATACACTTTACATAATACCATAAACTACGACCAAATTAAGAGTACAAACGAAGATTGGACCCAAAATAACACCAGTTCTCAacctaaccaaaaaaaaaaatgcttgACTCTCCGAAACAGACCAACCGCATAGTcgatatatatatagatattgtaTGTGTGTGTAGAAGAGAAATCTAAGAATAATCCAAGTACAGAGATTCGAAAGAAGAATTAATAATTAAGGTGTATGTTTTGAGTGGGTGCAAGCGGAGGCAGCGAGAATCGGAGATGATGATACGGAACATGGGAAGCATAAACCCAACTCGAGGCATTGCGGCGGTTGTCGGAGTCGGACCCAAGCTCGGCCGATCCATCGCCCGCAAATTCGCCCATGAAGGCTACACCGTCGCCATCCTTGCTCGCGACTTAGGTAATATATGttatgcatatatacatatataatgttTTGTGTTGTGTTTCAGTAGTAGAGTTTTACCGTACAAGACATTATTTCTGTTTGGTTAATCGGAAAAGAAAATGATGAAAAGGTGTTgataaatgtatttttatataaacaGGTAGATTGTCGAGATTTGCAGACGAAATAGCTCGGGAGGAGAAAGCTCAAGTGTTCGCCATTAGAATCGATTGCTCGGACTCTCGGAGTGTGAAGGAGGCATTCGAAGGGGTTCTATCGTTGGGATTTGTTGAGATACTGGTTTACAATCCGTACCAACCAGTCTCTTGGCACCCTCCTAACTTCACCGACATTCGAATCGATGCCTTTGAGAAATCCCTCGCCGTCTCCTCCGTCGGCGCTTTCCATTGCGCCCAGCAGGTCAGCCCACTCCCTCCTTGCCTATACATACTCTCTCTCGCGTGTATTTTCTCGGCAACCAAACACTCATATTAACTGATGAATAATTATTAGGTTCTTCCGACCATGGTGGAAAAAGGAAGAGGGACGATTCTCTTTACTGGCTGTTCAGCTTCTCTTAATGGCATTGCTGGTTACTCCGAACTATGTAatttattacttaattaattattaatatataattaaattgacTTTATCAATAATAGATTGACTAATACTAGAAATCAACTGTTATTAATAATTgcaacttaattaatttattggGTTTTGTTTGTACGGACAAAAATAAAAAACAGGCTGCGGCAAGTTTGCGTTGAGGGCCCTTTCGCAATGTTTGGCTAAAGAGTTTCAACCACTCGGTATTCACATCGCTCATGTCATCATCGACGGGCTCATTGGCTCACCAAGGTTAGATCTTTTTCGCTGCTGATACATTTAAAGATACATTTTTTAATCTTATAAGTCTTGTTCTAGCCTCAAATAATTGAAAGAGttataacatatttatatatgtatgagatGTATAAGAGTGATGTGGTGGAGCAGGGGGTCAGGGAGTCCAGCACAGAGGACGACGGCGGTTGGGGAACACATACAGAGCGGAGGAGATGGGTCACTGGACCCAGACGCGGTGGCTCAAACCTACTGGTACTTGCATCTTCAAGATCGAACCACTTGGACCCAAGAGATCGATCTTCGTCCTTCTACCACCAGATTCATCTgagtctctttctctctccatCTATAAACAGGCTTTCTCATatatattcaaattaaaatgtaCTTGCCCATCATTTGTAATAACGGTTTCAGTACGTTCTCAATTATTATTACATGCACAGTTTCACACCAGACACCGAAACCACCATCCTCATCCTCGTCATTGTCACCGGTCATCGTCATCGtcatcgtcatcatcatcatcatgcgTCTTGGCCAAGATTATTGCCCCTTTCATTCGTATGACTCTCAAATCTCAACCGGCCAATACCAAAATCATCGCATAGGATCAGCCATACACTGAGGCCAATACTATATCATCCAAATGATATTTCCCACTTGTGGTGACTCGGTTTGTATTGAAAATTActctttttgttttgttttgtttttgtatcTACTTCTTTTCTTGGGTGGtttgatttttgttgttgttgttgtttcttaGTGTGTTGAGTTGGTTTGATTTCGATATTAGTTTAAGTAGAACAGTCCCATTAAATTATAGATGAATTTTTAGTGTTATTTTGTTGGGTTGACATAATACATATGATTAGGGAAAGGAAATGTCAATACGGGTCTATAATGATGTTACATTATTTTGTTTCTTATCGTACTTTGGTGCGGTGAATCTAATTAACGAATGGCCCACCAGAAGAAAAGGAGGTAGAATGATAGGGACAGAATTTCATGGATAGAATATGGACTTCGTGTTCCAACTCGGGACACACAGTGGTTAAGCCCTCCATTTCTTTCAAAAGAAAACCACAACAATAAAAAAGAACACAAGTTGAAAGAGTAAAAATCAGGCAAATTAATGTGGATGGAAAACGACCTAGTTATAGGGAGGAGGCAGTAAGGTGCGGTGTCAGTCAAGAAAGGCTGCCAATCGACAGTATTGATGAGGAGCCGTCATTTGATATGAGGTCTGATACCAGCGAGTACTGACACTAGTTGGATGTCGCAAATAAGTTTAACCCCAGCTATGGTGTTTGGGTGTTTGATTCACGCATAAGtccatatttatttgtatttttctatTTGGCAAAAGAAACAATACATGTCCCATCTCAAAAGTCGATAAAAGCTGCACTTCTTTCATTCCAATAATAAAGTAACTGAATAATACCACATAGTCacaacaaaaatgaaaaaataaaattacgACCCATGTTTGCCCTCACTCTTTTCATTTTCCTTTCAATTTTCACGTTTAGTCGTGTTATTGAGTGAACTCTTTTCTTCATCATCGAGACGCACACATCACTGAGTAAAAATGTTTAACTTCGactgttaaaaccaaaaattttagTGCGGTTCAATGTGGAACAAGTCACACCCATGCAATAATGCTTCCTTTAATAGTTCAATAATTGAATGAGTCAAATTTAGTTGAGACTACTTTCTTGTTACTTGAAACAACTTTGAGTCAATTAGTTAGGTTCATATCTAGAGTCTATAATGAATCTACTTTCCATACCATATGATTGAAAGGCAAAGGACACGCCCAGCCCAGCCAGGACCCTTTGGTCCCAATGTTGTCGTGCCTCAAACAGGAATAAATATTTCTTGAGATGCCTCTTTTGTCGTTCCACCTTTTGGCTTGCGTCAAGAGACTCTAGGCCCCTGCCCCACTCCCACCCCCACTCACACAAATTTCATTTGATTGATTCAATTCAAGTTCAGTACACTTCAAGTTTCGATACAGAAAATTACCTCACCAACAGTGAAGCTCTGCTCAACAAACTAGAGAAATATTCTTCCACAGGCTCAGATATTTACAAGCAAAAGTTTTCTTCGTGCAGCCAAGGGAAGCAATATAGGTATAGAGTAAGTTCTAGTAGGTATGAGGTAAACAAATACACCAAGGAATGACACGAAGAGAGTAAAACCTAATGTACCATGACCTTTTTAGGATATGATCACTTGAGGAAAAGGGCGTAAACACTTGAGAGTTGAGATTGCTATTTTAAGCATGTATAGCAGCTTGTAGGTGTACTGTACAAAAACAGTAAAAAAGAAAAATTCTTACCTCCGTTGCCCATCGGTTCCCGGAATAAATGGATGCATTGTTGGCCTGTGAACATATGGCCCTAAAAAGCCACTCCAATTCCTTGATTCAAAGTTGTAGCCAGGATTTAGAGAAGCATGATTAGTCTGAAAAGTGTGGTCAAAACGCTCGAATTGTGGTCCAGGCATTCTATCACATGTATCAGAGCTCCTGGGCCTAGAAATGGGGTAAGCTGCACTCCTGTATTGAGATCTTATCTGAGATTGATCATTAACCCATGGAGGATCTGTATGTGATTGAAAATTTGGATCATTACTAGTGATTGGGCGTGAGAATTTTCGATATTCCCTAAAATGTTCAAATGATCTAAATGTTGGATCATGATGTCGATGACTATTATAATTACTAGATTCTCCAACGGGATCTTTCCCACGTCTATCAAAGTTATCCCTTCTCTTCTTTGTTTCGCTGGCCTTTCTCTTTCGAGATAGTCCTGCAGAGGAGATTTTTTTCTGGTCTTTTGTACCTGATCACCATCAAATGAAGCCATTAACAGACAATCTATATCAGCAAAACAAACAAATAGAAGCAATCCCTTTTTTTCTCTCATGTTCACCACCTCTATTTGCAGTTCCATTCTTTGTTCTCTTCATAGCTCTCTCAAGCCTTGCAGCTGCACCCCGTTTGTGCTTTTCAGCAAGCACATTCAGCCGCAATCCTTCGTCACTCCAACGCTAAAAAGTGGACAAACCAAAACTCTTACAGCACGTAGTCACCATCCCCACCTCCATAAATAAATAGATAGATAAATTCTCAAAAGCTCACCTGTCTGAAAGTTCTCATTTTATAGAGATTGCGACCCTTTACAAGCAAAGGATAGAGTGGAGTCAACTTCTTGAATCCTCTACTCCAGACAACTTCAACCTAAATCATCAGAAGCATTAACAAGGTAGAAGAAAAAACACCCTTGGTGCAAAACTACAAACTCATGAATAAATAGATAAAAATTCAACAGTCCAGAAGATGTTAGATTGATAATATATGGGTGTCCACAGTCCTGAAATAAAACATTGGTTCTGAAAATCAAGAGTTGCAAAAGCCTCACCGTAAAGGTATGTTGTTGTTTTGCAGCACCGTAGCTCTCCTTAACAACTCTTCCAGCAACGGTTCTCTCCCCTAAAACCTTCCCATGTCTCGTCACTTTATCAAACCTGGCATGGTACAAGAAAATGTAGGTTCTAAGAAAGAAAGGACATCATAATAATAAAAGACCAGAAAAATTGATGATTATTACCTCTCAAAAACTTTTTGCGTAAAGAGGACAACATCTCCCTTGCACACATCACCTACATCAAGTCAAACATTGCTTGAGCAAACGGCAAATTAATTCTCataattatagaaaaaaaatagCTCAAAGGTTAGATAGAACGCACAATGATAAGCAAAAGAACCAATTACCAGTACAATTGATGACAAAAGATGAACTAGGGTAAAGCGCTTCACCATTTCCATCCATTAACCTAACAGAGTAACTCATAATAAATGTCTACAATATACATCAGGAACAGAAGTGACTTGAAGAAAAAACTTAAAAGATAGACCAGCAGGAATTTGCAAACATAAATTAACTGAAGTCAAATGAAGacaaaaaataaaacatacaaaGCATTTCACCTCAAAAACAAGAATGTACTGGAATAAATACATCTACCACAACAAACTTAATAATGTATCCTCAACACAAGCCATTTTACTATGTTAACAACGTTAAGAAATGACTAAGAATACCGTATAAACATGAATAGCATGATTTACAAACCCTTTCAAAACCCAACATTGGTAAGTCAATCTTCTGAGTTAATCATTTTCTTTCAGGGATTCATTTACCTCCAATGCTCCTTAATTCTTTGAATACAAACAGACTTAGTTCCCGCTACTCTGAGGCCATGCTTCCGCAAATATGCTTTGCAATCTTTGAGCTTTAAAGATTTCAATTCATCATGTTCTACTCCAAGACAATAAAGATACCAGATTTTGGAATTAAAAATTGAATATAGACATGTAATTATTTATTTGCATATCATCATCTCATCGAAGGTACTTGtaacaaagaatattatgattaaTAAATCAAGCATATTCAATGGAGTTTCGGAATGAAAACTCTATCAAGATCCTCGACAAACTTGATACTGATGATATGAAAAACCTAAAAAGAGAGGGTAAGAATAATAAGAAAACCTTTCAAAAGTCGGACAATATTGTTACAGAGCGACTCAACGTCAACGTCAACGCCGTGGCCATTGttatcttcttcatcttcttgcTTTTGATCAGAATGCTCCGAATCCGAGTCCGACCCCTCCTCCGATTCGTCTTCGTCATAATCGTCGTCGTCGTCGTCTTCCAGATCTACATAGTCGGTGGCGGCATCATCATCATCAGAAGACGAAGAGAGACAAACGACGAGGCGTTTACCTTCCCTCTCCGCCATTTCATACAAGTGTGAAACGCAACAGCTTACGGACAAAAGGCctctcttttttattttccaaaattaaaataaactgtCCTATTAGGTAACCGCCATCTCTTTCTATATTTGAATTTTATACATTTTATATTCAAATTCATATCcacaaccttttttttttatttggacaAGCTCCAGCATATCGACAAACTTTAATatctttaattttaaatttt
The genomic region above belongs to Humulus lupulus chromosome 1, drHumLupu1.1, whole genome shotgun sequence and contains:
- the LOC133810896 gene encoding zinc finger CCCH domain-containing protein 62-like; its protein translation is MAEREGKRLVVCLSSSSDDDDAATDYVDLEDDDDDDYDEDESEEGSDSDSEHSDQKQEDEEDNNGHGVDVDVESLCNNIVRLLKEHDELKSLKLKDCKAYLRKHGLRVAGTKSVCIQRIKEHWRLMDGNGEALYPSSSFVINCTGDVCKGDVVLFTQKVFERFDKVTRHGKVLGERTVAGRVVKESYGAAKQQHTFTVEVVWSRGFKKLTPLYPLLVKGRNLYKMRTFRQRWSDEGLRLNVLAEKHKRGAAARLERAMKRTKNGTANRGTKDQKKISSAGLSRKRKASETKKRRDNFDRRGKDPVGESSNYNSHRHHDPTFRSFEHFREYRKFSRPITSNDPNFQSHTDPPWVNDQSQIRSQYRSAAYPISRPRSSDTCDRMPGPQFERFDHTFQTNHASLNPGYNFESRNWSGFLGPYVHRPTMHPFIPGTDGQRR
- the LOC133810907 gene encoding uncharacterized protein LOC133810907; its protein translation is MMIRNMGSINPTRGIAAVVGVGPKLGRSIARKFAHEGYTVAILARDLGRLSRFADEIAREEKAQVFAIRIDCSDSRSVKEAFEGVLSLGFVEILVYNPYQPVSWHPPNFTDIRIDAFEKSLAVSSVGAFHCAQQVLPTMVEKGRGTILFTGCSASLNGIAGYSELCCGKFALRALSQCLAKEFQPLGIHIAHVIIDGLIGSPRGSGSPAQRTTAVGEHIQSGGDGSLDPDAVAQTYWYLHLQDRTTWTQEIDLRPSTTRFI